In the Bacteroidales bacterium genome, CGAAAAGAAATTAAAGCGGGTTTTACAAGGGGCAATGTCATTAACATGATCACTGCAATGGTTTTCATTGGTTTTCTGGTTTATTTTTTCAGTCTGGCCATCGAATCGCTACACGTTTTCGGAGATCATCCGCTGCGTATGGCTGAGACTTATGCAAAAGAAGGGGCTGAAAAAACCGGGGCCGCCAATCTGGTAACCGGTGTTTTGTGGGATTTCAGAGGTTATGATACATTGGGCGAAGCAACTATACTTTTTACCGCTGCCCTGGGTGTTTTGACAGTACTAAGATTAAGGGGAAAAAAATAAAATCTGTTTTATATGAAAGGTTTAACACCTATAGTAAAAAAAGTGGCCCAGTTGATGAGTGGCATCATCTTCATGTATGGCATATACATTGTCACTCATGGCCATTTAACCCCCGGTGGCGCCTTTGCAGGGGGAATCATCCTGGCCGGCTCTTTTATATTACTAATACTGGCCTTTGGAAGCGAAGTGATCAAACTCCGGAAAGAAGAAACCGGCTCGTCGTTTACAGAGAGTGTGGCTATCCTGGCTACCATCATATTAGCCACAGCGGGATTTTTTGCAGGTAGTATGGTCTTTTTTAACAATTACCTGCCTAAAGGTACCGTTGGAGAACTGGTAAGTGCCGGCGCCA is a window encoding:
- a CDS encoding DUF4040 domain-containing protein; translated protein: METLLSVILVFMIIGAIYALHARDLLSAVIAQGIVGYGLVICFLHLKAPDLAIVQIVVETITLIIMVAVVLDSSRKEIKAGFTRGNVINMITAMVFIGFLVYFFSLAIESLHVFGDHPLRMAETYAKEGAEKTGAANLVTGVLWDFRGYDTLGEATILFTAALGVLTVLRLRGKK